The genomic window AGGACTCGGTGTTCTGTTTCAATTGCCGACATTTCAGTGGATCCTCGCTAAGATCAGGCGAAAGGTATGGAGCTAGAGCATTCATTGATATAGGATTTAGAAAGTGGAAAGACATTTCTGAACTGATACGGCAGCACGAAAACAGCGACCGACACAAAGCATGTACCATTTCTTTGACTCAGTTTAAAGCTATTGAGACGGAGGCGGCCGAATCTGTTGCGTCATGCCTCTCCAAAGAACGCGAAAAAGAAATACTAGAGAATAGACAGTACGTAAAAGCTCTACTAAAAACTACAGCATTACTTGGACGGCAAGGTCTTGCGTTTCGTGGCCATGATGAAGGGGAGTCTAGTGCCAATCAAGGGAATTTCGTAGAGACAGTACATCTTTTAACAGAAATCAACCCTGACTTGATGAAAAACTCTCGTAAGGCCTATGGCCATTACATGTCACACGAGTACCAAAACGACTACATTGAGGTCATaggaaatgaaatcaaaagttctatcgCGAAAGAAGTcagagaagcaaaatattttgccgtTCTTGTTGACGAGACAAAAGACCTCTCGAAAAAGGAACAACTCGCGATCTTAGTGCGCTATGTTCATGAcctgaaaatcaaagaaagggCCATAGGTTGCTACCACATGCGCAAGGTTGACGCTGAGAGTTTGGCCGACTTCATTTACAACGAAATAAAGGGTATCGGCCTTGACTGGTCAAAGTGTGTTGGACAGTGCTATGACGGGGCCAGTGTAATGAGCGGACACTTTTCAGGAGTACAGGCCCGTCTCCGGGAAAAAGCACCACAAGCGGTGTACACACACTGTCATTCCCATAGACTTAACCTTGTCATTGGCGATTGTatgcagaaaatacaaagaatttcatcagtattttcagttttgcaaaCAGTTTACAGTTTCGTCTCCAACAGCAACACTCGATACCAGTTGTTCGTCGAAGCCCAGAAAACTGCCAATGTGCCTGTGCTAACGCTTGAAAGGACAGTAGTGACACGTTGGTCTTACTGGTATAGATCAGTGGCTAAGATCCTGGTTAGATATGACTGCATACTCGCAGTTCTGTCAGTAGTTCAAGAATCTTCTGACAGGGAGGCAGCGGCAGAAGCTACGGGCCTTAAGAACCAGCTAGAGTCGTTTCCCTTCATATTCAGTTTGCATGTCATTCACGAAGTTCTTGCAGTGATAAACCCTCTTTCTGAACAACTACAGGCAGCAGATCTGGTCATCTCAGAAGCTTGCACTTTGATCAGTGCAACAAAGAACGAACTGAGGAAAATGCGTGATGACGAGTATTTTCGTGTCCTATACGGCAAGTCTAAAGAGATGGCCATTAATGTCGGAGCTGATCTGTCGGAAACAAGTGCTCTCTCTTCAGCCATACCTGTTAAATCAAAACGAGTTCAGAAGATATCCGGAAGACTAAGAGACTATTTGACGACAACAACAATTGGAAAGCACAACATTGACTCCGAAAGCACAACAACGGAAGACAAAATGCGGAGAGAGTTCTACGAGGTTTTGGACAGAGTGTTAAATGAGTTTGAAGAGCGTTTTTCTGTCCAACTGCCAGTGCTAGAAGCCACACGTTGCCTTAACCCCAAATCCACAGATTTTATGGACTCAGATTTACTTTTTGTGATCGCGACATACTTCGATCAGGCGGGAATCGATACTATGCAGCTGAAGTGTCAAGCTTTAATAGCTCGTGCATTTGTGTCGCAGCTTCTACAGAAACCGGCAAATGCTTTAGATGTCTTCGAACAACTCGGAGGATTGAAAGAAGCTTATTCTGAGCTTCTTAAGGTCGTCAGGGTAGTCCTCACACTCCCGCTCACAACGTGCTCAAATGAacgttttttctctgtgttgacctttgtgaaggactacctccggacaacgatggaaaacgagcgactttcgcatttgctgcttatattctctgagaaagctgcagtgaaggagctcaattttgagaagcttgtcgacgacttcgcaaaaatgaagcaaaggagatatccattgctgaagtaactgtacgtaagtttctgatttatacagtaaatgttctattttggtACTGTTTTTGGTCCCTAAATAAGCTGCAAAATATGAACCCCAAAGGTAGTACGGTACCTAAAGGCAtgttcgaaaattttaaaatttttaaggctggATGGGGGCCCAAAATCGATTTTTGGCCCCCCCCTAAGGTTTTCTGAAATGGCGCCACTGAGTGCATGTGTTTGTGTGaatgtttataaaaattaatatttgaaaagattaaaaatataatgaaatctggaaaagaaaaattattaaggaTAGTATACATTTACGAGATCTTTTCTCCTCCTATATTCATTGAATTGAGGCATCTTTGTGCCTATTTGGCATCAAACCTTAtcattttaagaaatttgtaaattaataaataaccaGATGCGATTGGGGCCAGTTCAATCCTGGCTAATCAAAAATGgtttaatatttaaaactgaGGGAAATGGGAACCATCCCTCATCACTgagaaattcacaaaaaaatccaTTAGTTGGGACcatgcaaatatatatcctaCACACGGTGGTCGGCGTCTACCCTCTtgccccagaaaaaaaaacccatccAGAAAATAGTGCCTCGTAAAATACCTCAAACCGgaaaatgcacaaaaaatatttcctgTGGGAAATACCCACCCCCGCATGAAAATAACCCCTGCGGAAAGTACTCcccaaaccccctcccccatgaaaaatactCCCAGAATGTACGCCCCGAAGAAAATACCCAATCTCCCCGTGGCTTGTTGGTCTCCAGTCCTtttcgacttataaaaaaaggactagaattttcaattttcgatCTAATGACCACCCTCCGAAGTTGTTGCGACAATTAGGGCGAGGTGTGGATAAAGAAGGGGCAGTCCTCCttctatacggaataaattctgcccTTTTTTTGGTCTAATGTTACTCATTACTTCATTAATAATAGCGTAGCGCGGGCATATTCCCAGAAGTCCATATCACTTTCACATTTTTGAcccatttttattcttttatagcCCCCCCCTCCTCAGAAAAAATACTTGTTACTGCACTGGGGATTAggcatcaatttctacctccaccctcccctcgtctctcccttagaactaattacGTATTTACCTGATGGCTCAATAagagctgggatgttttggcattgGCATTTAAATGCACCTTTTAAGGTATCTCTCTTCCCTtcctaactacaaaacaatcacagaacccaattgtagaagtttaagtgcctttttaagttttgtaatttgtccattgctcACACATAGTGTATTTCATTGGGAAATATACGGACATTTTTCGCAGAGGAGTACTCAGCAGGGAGAGATTGTCTGGAGGAATTTTCAGTGTggaaaaaatttttggaataatttttaGCGAACCTCCCGAGGGTGTATTTTCcgcagggggtattttccgcagggggtattttccacagggggtattttttggaGGGGTGTATTTTCCGAGGGGGCATTTTCCGGGAGGGGGTAAACAcctagaatcaaaataaaatacaacccAGATCTATCGTCCTCAGTTTGGGTTCAGTGAATCTGAAGTTCTCGATTGGTtctatgtaagtttttttttaacagctgTGACCTTTGAAGTCATTCAAATAAATAGGAATTTTCAACCTGATGAGAATCTACTTTGAACCGAAAAAAGTAGATTACTAACTTGACAGTCATTAGTGAATAAACAATCAAACCCGATAATAATTAGATATATTTCTTTATAAATGCGACTGCATTTTGCAAATATGGCCAAGTGGTTAACACACTATACTTTAAATCCTTTGTCCATGAGTACAGGGGTTCAAttcctggtgtcgctggttatttggtttggaacagggtcagtggcgtgactctgtaagctcaaccAGATTAAAACCAGTTCTAAATGGGCACCTagagaaggtaaacaggaaggatgtgcgaaagcacaggatggctggccccaacCTCCTATTGCAGTTGCTGGCTGAAGGACGAGGAAACGGAGATCTGCACCGCCAGTAGGGACTGAAAAATCCagtgccgtattctttacctcaCTTTTACCTCGTGTTTCGCTAATcaggaaattttttaatttgccaattgtaatttttgtgGATTATCCAATTGAGTAAGCTATTTTGCAATTTAAGCTTTGCCATTTTTCGAAAGCAACCAATGATTGGTTCGATACTAACAGAAATGTGAAGCATTATACAGTCAAAACGTACCAGTAGTAGCTACCGAGGAGAAATATCCTAAAtacagttttttattattagttaatacttccaaatatacacaaaataaactaaatacatAGTTCTATTTTACAATTCAATACTATAGAAATGCAAGGCTTTAATCTTTATCAACAGTCAATACAAATTTGGAGTACGTTTTTGGGGGCAAAGTCTATCTTTGTACCTATGGTTGTTAAAACCTGTCATTTCATTTGTGTTCTAATTTTGGACATTATCCTCTAGTGAATCTTTTCTTGATAAATTGATTACAAATAGAAACATTGCCTGATAGTCGATTTATATATagaatttaatctttttatagAAATAATAGGTTTCAATTCTTTGAGATAGCAACAGACATTGTCTATTCTAgacgaaaaataaatagaaaaattaaaacaagaatcaaacgcataaaaataaataaaattaggataaaagaaagagaaatgTATCAAAACAAAACATTGAAGGGGAACATGGAAGGTGAGTTTCATTTTTCAGCTGGTGGAGGGGGCATCTGATACTTAGGAAAACACGTCTTCAGGCTTGAAAATTCTGATCTCTTTGTTGCTCGTCATGTTTACCTTGATGTATACCACTTAAAGAATAATTAATCGAGgcataatttttaaaaggatTACCCTCCTCCTGTCAGTAAGACAAATTCGGAATTCATAAAAATGTTcgaataaaatatataagagaTTTAGGAACTGGGGTTAAATATCCCAAACACTACTAATTTTTCGGCCCTGCTATCAACCGTCTCGCATGTagtctaaatatgaaatttcaaagTGGAGTGAATAGCTTTTTAATTAGCCCCTATTAACACACCTAAGCTTTTTTGTGATCTAGGGTCTCTGGGTTCGTCACCTCCCCGCCCCTATAATATCTGGAgatattttcaaccaaatttgGCTAAATTTTGAGTTCCTGATAGTTTTAATAAAGATTATGAGTTTGTCTTTTTACGTAGTCCTTTGTTATCTTTCTTGTGAGTCAAGAAGATACAAATAAGTAAATACCATTGTTGGAAAACAAACCAAATATTGCAAGCTCTTAACCTACTCCCTTTTTAACtggaaaattgtttaatatacTATGAATTGAACCCGTTTACCTtacttcattttgttttagtttaaatttactttattttgaatAAGGAATAGATTACGCAATTttctctctttacttttctatttagaaaataattcttaaatcTAGAAGTGAAGATAATGGTggcaaaatcaaataatctaatCCATATGGACAGatcggttaaaaaaaatacattgcaCTAATTAATACACGTAAAGCCGTATCCAAGGGGGAAAGATTTATGAGTTTGATCCCCCCCGAAAATTTTGTCTCACTCgtaaaaacatatcaaaaatgcatataaacaaacttttgatgtgttttgAAGTTTGTTGTTACCCGTCACTCCGaaaaaaatatcccccccctaaccaaaatcaaaattctagATATGGCCCTAATCTACACCACAGGgaagttgaatttttatttttctaacttGGCTATAAATTTTCACGCAAGAGGAGAGGGAAAGCAATCAGGATTTTAAAAGGTGAATTTGGGTTCCCTATCTCAGATGCGCTCAAGGAATAATGTAATTGGCTGGAAAAACAAGCCACAGATGTAAAACAATGGACTTAAGCACAGTTTCAACAAAAGGACTGTAGAAAATGTATATCTCTTTTTCCCTTTGATGGAACCATGAAGATTGATAGGTCTTGAAAATGTACGCCAGTGTGAATGTGCGCCAGTGAAGCGTAAATGTACTTTTACGCTTCATGTTGAAATAGTCACACTAACTTTTCGATATTTTGTAGAGAAGATTGTAAATTCTAagaccatttttatttttcgtttacgTCGCTTGTAAATATTGCGGCTTGTTTCAACTATTAAGCCGTATTTTTGAAATCTCTAAGCTGACCGGACCAGGTTATCACTAAAATCAGGGCTTCGGAGCCTAGGTCGGTGCTTTTTGGCTTCAAACTTGAGGTGGCAGATTACTAATTCGGTACCCTCTGAAAACCAATAAATAAGTTATATGACATAGTGGTGTCTCCTTCTACATAGGTTAGAGCTGGCATAGATACtttcttacaaaaataaatgttaattcTGATTGCTTTATATTTTTGCTTCTATTGTCGGAGATTTTACCCTATTTTCTCCCATCTATACTACTGGCTTTCTTAGATTAATGATTTTAGCAAGTACATTACTACTGAAAATTTTATCCTATTCGCATTCGTCATTATAATGTCATTTACATATAATGCcacataataatatataattataataatgtcATATAATTGTCATCTAATGACAATAATGCCAATTATTGGTTTTCAAGGATACAGAAAATTAACAATTAGTTACCCTGTTATTAAATTCTTCGAATTTCATGGGTACCGAAATGAGCATACTATTCCACCAAGATTGGATTCAAAGTGGCTGGTTCCGAAGATCTGACTTTATTTTATGGGCAAAAACGCGTTTCGGGAGCCAGATATAGCTCGTTAGTATTTAATTTGTGGCTGACCGTatgtgtttcttttaattgtattcGTTAGAATTTCTAATACCAATTATTCAATTTagtgatttatttaaattgaataattttgattagtaataaaaaatgaaatattttgatGTTAGGGACATGTGCTACCTTAAAGAATCATcctatctcgtccattataatttttttgttatttgtagCCGATTATTAATAATTGAACTTTTACTATTGCTATAGTTTGTAGAGCCTGGATAAGAGATCcgaataaatgacaaaaatctaTAAGCCAACACCTGCTTTCCCGGAAATCTTAGTAAAATTATTCACCTTCCCCGTTTTGTCCCAAAGATATGTTCAGTTCTAATAAAACTTAGATTATCAAACAGCATAGATTCTGTTTCTTCGATTAAACGGATCAGAACTTTCCTTTCAAAGTTCAGGAAAGTGCAGTCCTTAGAAATTCCAGCAtacattaaaatcaattaaaattaaattaattaaaaataactaataattttaaCGCTAGTGACTTATTCTGTAAACAATGCACATacagttttgtatattttaaataataattttggtcTACATTTTACTACCGGTAAATTTTACCGAAATTGTAACTTAAACAAAAAGTATGTTTTTCGAATATGTTCGTTTTCTTACGATTTGATGAAATGGGATTCGAATGTTTTACggaaaacactaaaaaccaGCTCAAAGGTATTATCATTTGAGTAATTTGGCCGCTTTAGGAGTTTCCTGTGGCACCACCCACTATGACTGACAAGCTTGGCGAAAAAAAGGAAGTACATTCCACTGTCTTTTTAGTCAAATTGCACAGTTAAACCCCAAATTCCCAACAACTTTCAATGATAGCTAGTCCTATGGGAGAATTCGCTAACGGAtcttttgtctttgagacaGTTAGCCGACGTTGAGGCTTGCAAAATGATCTTTAAGGTATTACATCGTCCGGTACAACAGTTATTgcataatctttttttatttggttattttgAAAAGAGGTCTGCAAACTTTGAGCAATTGGAAAACTGCTGAGACTGACCTTGAATTTTCTCCTTTGAAGAAATCGTGGCTAGAATCGTGAAAAAGCAATATATAGTCTCAAAttcttattttgtcttttttaaattgaGTTAGATGGATTCAAAGGTTGAAAGGTcaaattgtgacaaaaaaaagaaggatttcggGCAAAATGATAAGAGACACAATTTAGGTATACTCCAGAGACAGAAAATTCAATTTAGAAATTGAAGTTTTCATGTGTAGTAAAAGAGACACAAAAGAGattcctctaaaaaaaaaaaaaaaatccaaattcacccagtttttttctgatttcaacTTATTAATCATGTTCATGTCTTCCCTTGGCAAttgtattgaaaattaaataacacTTTATTGACAAAAGACTATTACATGCCAAAAGATAACCAAGTCTGCGTTTCAGGTCAAGTGACGTTAAAATAAAATCAGCTAGAATCATCAGCATAAGGTTAGTGAAAAATCATAAGAATAGAGGCagcaattaataaatttataactaaaaaacaagaattctgcaaaacaaaggaaataaaaatagaactcaaaatttaaaaaaaaccttgcaCTAAAAATACATCactaagaagcaaaaaaaaagaaaacagcaatatataaatgacaataaTTATTACGAAAATACACCGACAAAAAGCCCCCAAAGGAGTTTTAATTGATCTAAAACAGTTATCGAGATTTATTAAGGTGTTTCATGATAAAGGGGATGTAACTCATAAACTTATCTGTAATAGTATGGGTTGGCAAGTGAATTAGGACTGTTGAAGAGGCTAGGCGGGAGGGGGATGCAATGGGGTCGTGAAAATCAGGGAAAATAAAATGCATTATTTAAAGccgaattaattttaaaagaaggaaaTTGAATTTTCACTCTGTTATTTTCTTTGATACTAGACAATTTGTGTAGTTGTGCTTTCCTTTTATGGATTTTCTTTCACTGTCATAATTTGTTTTACCCTTTTTGGTTGtttcttatttcatttttctatataagattgttttcaatttaatttacaattcaGATCAGATTCCTCCTGCGGCCCGAATTGCAATTGCTTTGACGCGACAAAATTAGTCTAAGCTTTAAAAGGAAGAAGTTTAAGTGTTAtgtaaaaaatttttatcaagcagttcgtggtaacgaactgtagtaaggagcaacccggctcaatagtaaatgaaactccaaaaacagaattttgaaactaatagatacatcaaaagaatcgggtttttatgctgattttaaatatataagtgtctttaaatttagtcttacccatcaaaagtcaggagaaaatttgcctaaatttggaaaatagggggaaacaccctctaaaagtcatagaatcttaacgcaCCGTcgcattcagcgcatcagagaaccctgctgtaaaagtttcaagctccatctacaaaaatgtggaacttcgtattttttgccagaagaccgatcacaattttatttgtttgtttgtattttttgtgttttttccctagtagtgattgtatcgacccagtgatcctagaatatcacgagagggcttattccaacggaaattaaaagttgtagtgccctttttaagtgaccaaaaaaaattggagggcacctaggccgaagaccgatcacgagtgcgtgtttatttgtttttgttttttttttgttttgtttttccaggggtcatcgtatcgaccaaatgattctagaatgtcgcaagagggctcattctaacgcaaatgaaaagttctagtgtcctttttaagtgaccaaaaatatggggggtacctaggccccctcccaccctcatttttccccaaagtcaatggatgacattttgagatagccattttgttcagcatagtcgaaaacataataactgtgtctttggggatgacttactcccccagagtccctggaggaggggctgcaagttacaaactttgaccagtgtttacatacagtaatggtgattgggaagtgtgcagacgttttcaggggattcttttggtttggggaggggttgaggggagggggctatgtggaatGATCTTTTATTAGAGgattttttcatggggaaagagaaattccatgaagagggtgcatgatttcctagcattattaaaaaaaaacaataaaaaataaatatgaaaaagttcttttcaactgaaagtaaggagcagcattaaaacttaaaacgaacagaaattattgcgcacaTGAgtggttcatctcctcctaaataccacgctccttacgctaaagtatttttttagtagttttaactatttattctacggcctttgtgattcaggggtcattcttaaagaattgggacaaaatttaagctttagcataaagagcaagatattaacgagggggcaaaccctctcatatctatctatatgaaaataagttattggtttgtgtgtgtgtgttgactgacgtcatgtttgtgtgtcgactgacgtcatgtttgtcaactgatgtcattataaggattgagctgtatgtcgccatgaagttgtttgtcgactgacgtcatgtttgtcgactgatgaaattacagaccgggacaccaggaaacaaatgcctaccaggacaccgggacacaggaaatataaatgacaaccgagacactcaaagagaaattacagactgggacaccgggacacaaataacgaccgggacacagggaataaaaatgacgaccgggacacagggaatgttcgattagcaatcaccatcaacaaagctcaagggcaatcattagaataatgaggtatagatctgaatatggattgtttttttccatggaaaattatatgttgcatgttcaagagtctgcagacctgacaatctatttatatgcacagacaatgggaccgcgaagaatgttgtatattagcaagttttacatagttaaaaacatatatatatctatctatattcacaggtgggacacaggaacacaactacaatggcgcgtaacactacagaccgggacaccgggacacaaatgacgaccgatacacagggaatataaatgacgaccgggcattcaaagataaattacagaccgggacaccgggacacaaatgacgaacgggacaccgggacacagggaacataaatgacggccgggacgctcaaagagaaattacagactgggacatcgggacaaaaatgacgaccgggggcccaggggtatatataaatgacgacggggagtcggtaaacctgacaatctatttatatgcacagacaatgggacagcaaagaatgttgtatattcccaagttttacgtagttaaaaatatatatatatatatatatatatatatatatatatatatatatatatatatatatatatatatatatatatatctatattcacaggtgggacacagggacacaactacaatgacgtgtaacgacttacgcgcgcgagggggcttgggggggggggcgaagcacccgacccaactaggtgttggggtgccgcgaagcgccaccccaacagctagtacgtaataaaaatatacaaatgcagaagttcgttacgtaagttatatcgtaagttacgtatatttattaataataaaagttcctaaacaattaaaagttctagttgcctttttaagtagccaaaaaaattcGGGGGCAACTAGACTTcttccccatcccttttttctcaaaatcgtccgatcaaaactaagagaaagccatttagcaaaaaaaaaaaaaaaaaaaaaaaaaaaaaaatgcaaatttcgttttaattattcatgtgcggagagccaaaatcaaacatgcatcaattcaaaaactttcagaaattaaataaaaaacaagcttttctaAGTGAAATTAAgcaccgacattaaaacttaaaacgaacagagattactccgtgtgtgaaaagggctgttccctcctcaacaccccgctctttacactaaagtcttttg from Artemia franciscana chromosome 10, ASM3288406v1, whole genome shotgun sequence includes these protein-coding regions:
- the LOC136031761 gene encoding zinc finger MYM-type protein 1-like; amino-acid sequence: MSSSGASGAKKRKIKAQRKEEEIKMQRRLASFFKPTDSDAGTSRDNPSATEVLPRNEQTLDVRLISEETNLREPQTEEMASRTISTDLSVNPYDNPCQPVLTDYPATTIGNRKRKFNSSYFLKYPWLEYSKEQDSVFCFNCRHFSGSSLRSGERYGARAFIDIGFRKWKDISELIRQHENSDRHKACTISLTQFKAIETEAAESVASCLSKEREKEILENRQYVKALLKTTALLGRQGLAFRGHDEGESSANQGNFVETVHLLTEINPDLMKNSRKAYGHYMSHEYQNDYIEVIGNEIKSSIAKEVREAKYFAVLVDETKDLSKKEQLAILVRYVHDLKIKERAIGCYHMRKVDAESLADFIYNEIKGIGLDWSKCVGQCYDGASVMSGHFSGVQARLREKAPQAVYTHCHSHRLNLVIGDCMQKIQRISSVFSVLQTVYSFVSNSNTRYQLFVEAQKTANVPVLTLERTVVTRWSYWYRSVAKILVRYDCILAVLSVVQESSDREAAAEATGLKNQLESFPFIFSLHVIHEVLAVINPLSEQLQAADLVISEACTLISATKNELRKMRDDEYFRVLYGKSKEMAINVGADLSETSALSSAIPVKSKRVQKISGRLRDYLTTTTIGKHNIDSESTTTEDKMRREFYEVLDRVLNEFEERFSVQLPVLEATRCLNPKSTDFMDSDLLFVIATYFDQAGIDTMQLKCQALIARAFVSQLLQKPANALDVFEQLGGLKEAYSELLKVVRVVLTLPLTTCSNERFFSVLTFVKDYLRTTMENERLSHLLLIFSEKAAVKELNFEKLVDDFAKMKQRRYPLLK